The following is a genomic window from Mycolicibacterium sp. TY81.
GTGCGGCAGGCCCAGTCGGCTGGCGGCGGTGGCGGCATCGGCAGTGCCCTCCAGCAACCGGATCACCAGTTCGGATTCCACTTGCCGCTCGAGGTCCGCGCTGGCACGTGACCGCAACAGGTGCAGGGCCACCGTGTGAGCCCCGTCGGCCAACGCAGTGAGCGCAGCCCCGGCCAACGGTGTCGCGCACTCGACCCACACCGACCCCATGAGCTGACGACCCGACCGCACCGCCACCACCATGCGCCCGGTCACACCGTGAGCAGAGTCCGGGCCGACAAACAACGGTTCGTCAGAAGACTCCAAATGCGCGTACACACCCCGAGCGTCAAAGAAGGCCCGCAGCTCCTCCGGCGCCTGTCGCTCGACGATGGTCGCCACCCGTGCCGGGTCGGCGCCGCGCTGGCGCCGCGAGTACGCCAAGACCCGCGAGAGCCGGTCCTCGATGATGACCGCCCCGCCCGCGGACTCGGCCAAACTGTCGGCCAGTGCGAACAGATCCGTTGGCCCGCGACCGGATTCGGTTTCACGGCCCTCCAGGACCAGCCCGAAGATGACCGCGGCCAACTCGCTCCAGGACATCGCCGGGTCGACCACCATCACGGCTACACCTTCGGCCGCACCGGCGAATGCGGTGTCGTCATCGCCCTCGGCGCGGACGAGTACGACCACGGCACGGGCTTGCGCCGCCCAGTGCACCGCCTGCTGCACTGATTGCGCGCCGATACCCAGCAGCACGTCACCGACGACGGCGCGGTCCTCGATGAGTTCATGCAGCACCACGCTGCGCAACTCCGTGGACCGCGGGACAGGACAAAACCGCAATCGCACGCCATAGCTGCCCAGCACATTGGCTAGGCGGTCCAACGTGACCACGGGCCGCTCCCTATGCCGAATCAACCCCAGCGTATCGGTTGCCGAATGCGCCCCGGTCAACGGCGGGCTCCCTGACGCGATGACGCCGCGCCGATCCCAGTACTTACAGGATCAGTTGATATCCACGGCAGCAACCGAATTCATCGTGCCTACTGCGTGGGGCAGTTGTGGACCAGAACCGCCGCGGTCACGGTCGCGACGAAGAAGGCGTGGGTGTTCGCGACCGTCAGATCCCACATGTCGGCCGTGCCGAATACCGAAGTGCTACCTGCGACCTGCGCGACGCTGTCCCGGAACGGGGTGGTCAACCGATCACCGGGACGCAGGTCTTTCGCGTCAACCCATTCGGCTCCCGGCCGAATGGCTCCGCCAGTGGTGGCGGCCAGCTCGGAGACCTCGGACGGCTCTGTCTGCGCCCGGGCCGTGCTGTAGAAGGGATGCTTGGCGGTTGTGTGTACCACCGAAGTGACATCGGCGGCGTTGGTGATCGTGAGGTCGAGCAGGTCGGTGTCGTGGTTGACCAGGACCGCCTCCACGGGCTGACCGCTGGTGCGCCCGGTTTCCGGGTCGACTGACCACACCCGATCGCCGACCTTGAGTTCCGCGATGGGGCGCTTGGTGCCATTGGCCATCAGGACCAGCGTGTCCGGGCCGAAGGATTGGCCCGCGCACGGAACATGCTGTGTCAGTGGGGTTGTCAGTGACTCGGCAGCCATGACCGCTGCCGGACTGTCGGCGAATTGCTGCGCGCGCGGCGCACCTGCGTGTTGCTCTGAACGTGGGCGATCGATGCCGGCCAACCAGAGTATCCCGCAAAGAGAAAGCACGATGGTGACCATCAAAGCCACCGGTACCCGCCACCAACGGCTACGACGCCACCACGACCGTTCACCCGGTACGAAGTTCACCACGACGATTCCCCTGAATACACCAGTTCTGATATCCGTCGGCAATGTCGGACACGTTCTGCAGGTGTAGTCGGGAGCCGGCCCCGAAACCGAATGCCGTCCGCCGGTGATCTAGCTGTACTCGGCCATCAGGTTGGTCGCAGTCGGCTGATGGGTGGTAGTCCGTCGAGTGCGCTGTGGCGGCGTTGAGTGTTGTAGAACTCGACCCAGGGTGCAAGGGCTCGGGCGCGGTCTGCGTTGGAGGCGAAAACCCGGCGATAGGACCATTCGCCTTGCAGCGTCCGGTTGTAGCGCTCCACCTTGCCGTTCTGCCACGGGCAGTGAGGCCTGATGAAGAGGTGTTTAGCATGCAGCTGGTCGATGATCGCCGCGACGTCGGCCGAGCGTCGATAGCTGAAATGGTTGTCAGTGATGACTCGTTCGATACTCGAAATCCCTTGTGATTGAAAGTATTCAGCCGCCCGAGCGATGAACCCGGCACATGTTGATCCCTTCTCATCGGGATGGATCTCTGAGTACGCCAGCCGGCTGTGGTCATCGACCATCGAGTGCACGTAGTCATACCCGATGCCGCGGCCGCGGACCTCTTCGCTGCGCCCGTGAGCGCGCCACCCGCCCCCGTCGGGGATGCGGCCGAGCTTCTTGACATCGACGTGGACCAGTTCGCCAGGATGGTCGCGCTCGTAGCGCACCGCAGTGGCCTTCGATGCCTTGATCACCGCGCCGGTCATCGGATCGCAGTCGCGCAGATGAGGTACGCCCCGACGATGAAGAATCCGTCCGACGGTCCGCGCGGGGATCCCAAGTTCGGCACCCAGCCAGTCCGGGCCCCGGCGATGCCGGCGGCGCGCCGCCACCACCTGTCGTTCCACCCGCGCTGGGGTCTTGGTCGGACTGTGGTGCGGTCGTGAGGACCGGTCGTGAAGTCCGGCCTCTCCCTCGAGGGCATAACGGCTGATCCAGGTGTGGACGCATTTGCGGGAAATGCCCATCGCTGAAGCGATATGGGCTTGTTTCCAGCCCTGCTGATGCCGCTGCACAATCAGCAGCCGGCCGTGCAACGTCGTACGGGCATTACGGTGGGACACGAGAACCTCCGGGTTGGTGATGGGCCTTCGACAAGCCACACCTCACCCGGAGGTTCTCCCCACATCAAGCCAACACGCCCGCTACCAACGTCATGGCCGAGTACATCTAGCGCACAACAAACGGCGGCGCCGGCGCACGAACGCCAGGAGTCAAGCTTGCTGGGCCACCGGTGTGGTCGGCCCCGGTTGGTGTGACGCGCTCGGCGCGACGACCGGAGGCTGAAACCGTCGTCCGGGTAGCGCAAAGACGCCGGCGGCAGCCGCGGCGTAGCACAGCGCCGCGACGACGGCGCACGCCGCGGTGATG
Proteins encoded in this region:
- a CDS encoding CdaR family transcriptional regulator — protein: MVTLDRLANVLGSYGVRLRFCPVPRSTELRSVVLHELIEDRAVVGDVLLGIGAQSVQQAVHWAAQARAVVVLVRAEGDDDTAFAGAAEGVAVMVVDPAMSWSELAAVIFGLVLEGRETESGRGPTDLFALADSLAESAGGAVIIEDRLSRVLAYSRRQRGADPARVATIVERQAPEELRAFFDARGVYAHLESSDEPLFVGPDSAHGVTGRMVVAVRSGRQLMGSVWVECATPLAGAALTALADGAHTVALHLLRSRASADLERQVESELVIRLLEGTADAATAASRLGLPHTVLRVVALQAFIGAERDAALLLAFERATTGFGWSRPGRSALAGNTVYTLLPGEQSEAARKWVSSLQAALPERVMLLAGISGAAEVADLVAARHEADECLALHETSPTGVAPPAYDESWDDILLQRLRSAARSGRSPDRRPVAELRRHDRDHATDYLPTLRAWLEAQGDPTEAGNRLGVHENTVRYRLRKMAEITNLPLDDAKKRLAMMIELAATDTD
- a CDS encoding polymorphic toxin-type HINT domain-containing protein, which codes for MANGTKRPIAELKVGDRVWSVDPETGRTSGQPVEAVLVNHDTDLLDLTITNAADVTSVVHTTAKHPFYSTARAQTEPSEVSELAATTGGAIRPGAEWVDAKDLRPGDRLTTPFRDSVAQVAGSTSVFGTADMWDLTVANTHAFFVATVTAAVLVHNCPTQ
- a CDS encoding IS481 family transposase — protein: MSHRNARTTLHGRLLIVQRHQQGWKQAHIASAMGISRKCVHTWISRYALEGEAGLHDRSSRPHHSPTKTPARVERQVVAARRRHRRGPDWLGAELGIPARTVGRILHRRGVPHLRDCDPMTGAVIKASKATAVRYERDHPGELVHVDVKKLGRIPDGGGWRAHGRSEEVRGRGIGYDYVHSMVDDHSRLAYSEIHPDEKGSTCAGFIARAAEYFQSQGISSIERVITDNHFSYRRSADVAAIIDQLHAKHLFIRPHCPWQNGKVERYNRTLQGEWSYRRVFASNADRARALAPWVEFYNTQRRHSALDGLPPISRLRPT